CTAAGTCATTAGAGAATTGGCCCCATGCACagaagggttgccagttcaattcccagttaagggcaagtacatgggttgcaggttcgatccccagccctggtcaaggtatgtgtggtaggcaaccaattgatgtgtctctctcacctctctctctctctctctctctctctctctctctctctctctctctcccttcccttcctccacactctctgaaaaaaaaatcaatgggaaaaatatcctcaggtgaggattaataacaacaaaagttgtccatactacccaaagcaatctataggtctaatgcaatccctatcaaaataccagtggcatttttcacagaactagaacaaataatccaaaattttatatggaatcacaaagGACCCccaaatagaaacatcaatcttgaaaaagaagaactaagTTAGAGGTATCACACTATCTGATAGCAAGCTATTCTACAACTCTATAGTGaagcagcatggtactggcataaacagaaacagagatcaatggaacataatagagagcccagaaacaaacCCACACCTAAATGCTCAATTAATCTATGGCAGAGGatacaaaaatatacaatggggtaaagacagtcttttcaataaatggtgttgggaaaactggacagatacatacaaaaaaatgaaaccagactaccttcacaccatatacaaaaataaacaaaatagattaaagacttaaatatgcGACCCCAAACCatgaaattcctagaagaaaacataaacaacAAACTCCCTGATTTGCTCttgaaaggaaaccatcaacaaaacagacaACCTAcggaatgggagaagatattcaccaatgatacatctgataaggggtcaatatgcaaaatttacaaagaactcatacaacttaataccaaaacaataaacaatataatttaaaaaatgggtagaggGCTTGAATATACATTTATCCAAGGAGGACATAAAGATGGCCAATAGActtatgaaaagattctcaacgtcactaatcatcagagaaatgcaaattaaaaccacaatgagataacacctcacacctgtcagaatgaccaccatcaataaatcaataaacaagtgttggtaaggatgtggaaaaaagggaaccctcatgcactgcaaATTGGAATTTTGAGATTGGTGCagcaactatggaaaacagtgtggacgTTCCtcagagaattaaaaatagaactaccttatgacccagcaattccacttctgagtaattatctgaagaaatccaaagcaCGATTTTGAAAAGACATACacatctctatgttcattgcaatgttatttacaatagccaagatatggaagtaacctaaatgcccatcaatagacaagtgtataaaaaagctgtggtacatatatgcaatagaaaattatttgaccataaaaaagaatgacacattaccatttgcgacaacatggatggaactataggatattatgctaagtgatattagtcagacacagaaaggcaaatgccatacgatttcacttatatgtggaatctaaagaacaaaataaatgaacaaacaaaacagaaacagactcagatacagaaaacaaactgattaTTTCCAGATGTAAGGGAGACTGGGGGGCTAAGTGAAaatgtgaaaggattaagaagtacagactCACAGTtagaaaatagtcatgggaatgtaaattacAACATaggtaatatagtcaataatactgtaataattcTGTATGGTGCTAGGTGGCTACTAGATTTATCAAAGGATCACTTcgtaagttatgtaaatgtctaaccactatgctgcactcctgaaactaatataatattgaatgttaactgtaactgaaaaaaataaaaggagcctggccattgtggctctgtggttgagggtcaacctatgaaccaggaggtcaagattcgattcctggtcagggcacatgcttgatccccagtaagggctgtgcaggagacagctaaccaatgattctctttcatcattgatgtttctctctctctctccctctcccttcctttctgaaatcaataaaatatattttaaaagaaagaaaaaatattaaatacacaAGTTAGAATATAATATGTGTTTATTATACATGGGAAAAATATGAAGGAATAGACTCCAAATTTAATAGCAGTTATCTTAGAATTACTGGATTTCTATTTCTGtgttaaatatttctttcaaGTTTGAATTGCATTGCATTCGCAAGAAGAACaaggaaatattcaaaaaatactttcccttcaaaaaaacaacacaaaattctTCTTGTCACTGTgctgcacatacatacatacatactaaaCAAATGCTAacctagatttaaaaaaacttagTAAGTCTACCAACCTAGGTACCCATCATATTTATCTTGATAAGTAAACCAGTGTACATTCTGTGAATCTTCAGCATGACTGAGCTCATTGGTAAGTATTCTAGAAATCCATAGGTAAGTATTCCAGTACTCCAATAGGGTAGGAGTTTCaagctaacatttattttagcatctattatattctagatactaaaatgttattttatcatCAAAACTGAGAATGTGAACTCTAAGTCTCTCCATTTCCAATAAGGGAATAGATAAGTACAGAGGTTGTAACTGACTCAAGACTGGTTAAGAAGTGGCAGCACTgggattcaattccaggtcttTTTTACTCCACTACCCTACTTTATGTCCACTATTCCAGACACTAGCATTTGGTTCTTTGGGGTAAGAGTTTGGCTCTTTAACTTACATAGCATCTTAGTAACTTGTCCTAAGGTTGAAGATAAAGTGGGGTGAGAGGAATATAATTGGAGCTTAGACTACACACagggcaaaagaaaaataaactaatgacTCTTCACACTCTGAATGGAGAAGTATGCCTGCTAGGGTATACACAGAAGGCATTTCTGATTGACTCCTTTCAAAAAAGTTGTTAAAGAGTTGGCTCCTTCTTTATAAGAGAATCACACCAAGAGAAAACCCAAGTTCCCTTAAAAAAGTAGAATTCTGGGTGATACAATGGTAAGCTGCTTGCAACAACTTGCTTCAAAAAGTATTACTTCATGAAGTAGAAAAGATAGTCCCCAAGATTTTTCCCTTGGGAATCCCATATAAGTCACTGAGGCCTAGTGGGAGAAAGTAGTCAGTTATGAAAGGAGTAGGCACACTATGATTGGGTAGCTCAGTCTGATATTGGTTCAGTTTCCAAAGGTTAGTTCCTGTTCTGTTCTTCAGTCACAGGTTGTCAGTATTCTTGCCAATTTGGGCACTGACCACAAGGATGCAGGGGAAGGATGAGAGAATTTGAAAGGGCAGCATGGATACAACACTGCCCTAAAAAGCAGCCTAGAGGACATCCCCTGTTCAGGGGATAAGGAGCATTCATTTTAGAGAAGGCCAGTgttattaaagaaatttaagttttaggaagagagggaaaaagggagCAGTGGTTAGTTCTGAACTATGATATGAGTAGGTTTTAATACACTGTTGTCTCAAATTTGGGGGGCTCTGTTTAGTGCATTAACTTACAATTTATCTCTGTTTATATAGGATTACAGCTTTGagcatattttttttagaaaagatattATTTAAAACCAGAGATTGCACTAGAGTTTCAGATTTCACTCTAAGTTACTTAGCCAcaaatagttttcaaataaaaacttgTTCCAGAATATCTTTCctagggaaaacaaacaaaaatacctttCCTCAGCATTTCTTATGAGAGTCTCTCAATTGAAGTCAATCTAACGATATAAAAAGACTCATATTTCCCAACTTAAATACAAGTCTATCAATTtgatttggaaaaatatttctttgctgGATTTAGTggggttttttgttattgttaaatgTACTACAACTACACAAGGCTTTCCCATTATTTGCATTTGATGAGAAGTACCATAAGAAGCAAAACCTTTCATATTGTTGTCTCACCTGTGAATGACTGCAAATAAATCCTCAGTTGTTCGAGGTTTGTTTGGAGATACAAACACACCTTCCACTTCAGTCTGAGAGTCTTCATTAAGTGGTGAAATCATAGAGTCATCACTTGGTGACGattcttaaattaaaaacaaaagcatctTTAGGAGAAAGTTACCGCATACTGCTGTGCTTCGCTGactcaaggaaaaaaataactttactgacatttttaaaatgagagctATATCTGTCACTCCTTAATCCATCAATAGTAAAAGCTTTTATCTCAATTGTCTTAATAAGGGAAAAgaaagccctagccggcttggctcagtggagcatcagcctgcgactgagggatcctgggttcgattccggccaagggcacatgcctgggttgtgggctcgatccccagtggggggcttacaggaggcagccaatcaatgactttctcatcattgatgtttctatctctctctcctccctccctctctaaaatcaataaagaaatatatttaaaaataagggaAAAGAAATAATGGAGGGATCCCAACACACGGGGCTGTACCACATTATGGGgaatgtaagaaagaaaaaattcaggAAGTACCATGAGACTCCTTTTCATAGGGACAAACTAACCTTTCAATGAAACCTCATCCATACTTCCTTGGGTCTCCTCTGCTCCGCTGTTATCAGAGGCACTTTTGGCTGAAATACCTGAAGCAATATTTTCCTGCTCTGAACATTTTTCAGGGCATGAATTTACAGTTGATAGCTCTGCTTCATAGCTGATATTCCCAGGCACTTTGTCATGGTAGCGGCTCATCCCAAGTTGATGCTTAAGTTGATTGCTTATATCTGTGGCTCTAGTTGGTGAATTTGATTGAGATGTAAGCACATCCACGGACTCAGGATGTACAACTTCCTCCTGCTCTACAGAGGATGCCTTCTGGACCTGTGCAAGGATTCCATCTGGATCAGCTCCATATTGTAGTATTTTACCATCCAAATCATTTGAGCGGGCAGCAGAGACCCTTTGAAATCCTTCTTTGGGAAAGTCACAATTTTTACTTGGTGTATTTTCTGGAATAGGCTCACTCTCCATATGTATTTGGTCTTTTATGGCACTTGAATCTAGAAGATTGCTACCAGCTGAGGTTACTGTTTCTGGATCACAATGATTCTTTACATCAAAAGCATGTTTTTTTCCTAACTGTAGTTTATCTGGTCCCATCTCAACTGAAGAGGAGTCAAAAAAGGACAATATGGTGTCTTCAGTGGAGTACTGATGTGATAGTGATTTCTTAGCTGTATGTGGCCTAATCTTACCTGGAGATAGAGCAGCCATTGTGAGAGTGCTTTGCTCTAAGTAGGGGTGTTCCATATTATTGCCTTCTTTTTGCTTAATTTCTTCAGACTTGCTGATGGACCTAAGGTTAACAGATCTCAAGACTGTTGGTGTAATTGCAAGGGATGGTGGAGGATTTGACCTCAGTGTTTCCCCTACTGTATTCTGCTTATTATGACTAAAAACATGCAATGGGTTACGGTGGTGGAATGGTTTATTCAAGACATGAAGAGCACTTAGGTCAAGATGGGTAGGAGGTATAATTGGAAGTTCAAGGTCTTTACTTAGTGATAGAGCTCCATCTTTTAAAGAAGGTTGCTGTAGTGAGGATTTCCTTTCTGGGACTTTCggttttcttttgctgcctcCAGGAGACAATGGACCAGAAAAGAAAGCTGTAGGGAAAGAGGATGTTGGTGTTTCAGACTGGCTTGAGTAGCCACTTGATGGAGATGCCAAGCCAGCCAACTTTTCTGGTGAAGCCAGTTTAAACTCATTGTCAACAGAAGGAAGGGATGGAGTCGTGGCTCTTGATTCTGACTGGGATGTTTGGGATTCAGAGCTCTCTGGAGATTTGATGCATTCAATAACTGTGGTACCCGTAGCAGTGCTTGAATTAGATAAAGATCTGTAGGGATCATTTGTTTTCAAGTCATTTAGAAGCCAGAGGTCTGCATAGTGAGTTGATTCAGCACCTTCATCTTTGAATGGTGGAATATCTGAAGTGTCTAACTGAGGTTCTTTACTACCATGTTCATCCTGGTTAATCCAGGAAGGTTCTTGCTTGGTGGAAATATTGGTATTTTCCATTTGAGAAGGCGTGTTGGAGAAATCAAGAGGCAACTTCATTTCCCTGGAACTGTGAGGCAGGAGCTGGCCACTGCTAATCTTTGgttctttcttttcagaaatgTCTGCATTTCCATCGAATTTCCTCAATGATGAGCTCCTTTTAGGTGGGGTCGGCTTTGCCTTTGGTTTCCTGAAAGAGATGCTTGGTCTCCCCTGCCTCCTGTGATCTAAGTAGTCCTGCCAGGCACAGTCTGGAAGAGTAGGAGGAGCTCCAATGCCCTGGCCATTCTCTGGGCTCAGGGCTGCATAGTGGCAGACATAATTCTTACTACCTTTGAGACCACAGTCAAAGTGCATGGAGGTGTAGTATCCTTCTGTATCCACTGAAAAGTGAGAGCTAGTGTCAGCTTTGTCTGATGGAGACTTTTCCAGAAAGCTGTCATATGTGGCCATGCTTGTGAAGCTTGGACAGCCCAAGCTGTCTGCCTTGGGGCGCTCAGGACTAAAATCATGGTGGCAGGAGGCATCatgatggtggtgtaggtaattCCACTCACTGTCACTTGTGTTGCTATTATTGGGGTCATCCAGGAGATCTGCCACAGTGGAGGTAAAGGAGTTTGCCCGGTGGCCTCTCACTTTATCCAAGTGGTCATTGTACTGCTCTGTCACGAAGACACTGGCATCCTCATTAGCATGAGGGGCTGTGTTTAGTGACAACTCTGAATCACAGTGTGAAGAACCAGTGAGGGGGGGAGAAGCTGCAGGAGGGATTGTCTCTGAGGTCTGTGAGGGGCATGTGGAGCTGCTCCCACTCCAGTTGCCACTGGATGACTGGTGATCGTCTTTCTGGTCCATGTGGCTGCTGAGGAGGACACCAGCCGTGGAGATGCAGTGGATGGGGCTCCCAAAGGTGTCTGAGTTGGAGGAGATGTCACAACTTCCAGAGTCAGCAGCCATTCGGGAAAGACGTGACCTCCCTCTCTCACTTAACTTGTGCTGGGGACTGTGGAGATGTTGAGAACAGGCCAGATCCAAAGCAGGCTGGTGTtcctgggcacttgggctgctgggGGCCTCACTGCAATCATTAGGGATTCTTTCTTGATCACCCACAAAAGGCTCTCCCTCTTCATATGCTGAGGGTTTAAGACCAACTTTGGGCTCACCATCTCCACCTCTATTGCCCTCTCGGGGAAGGCTCCGAGATCTTGTGCGGCTACTCACTGCAGTTGTAAACATGGCATCACCTTTGTCTGCCAATGCAGAAATGTTGCCTGCCGAATGTGAAAGAGAAGCTGCAATACTTTGACCCCTTTGAGCTCTGATTCTCCTTCTGGATGGAGCAGCAATCAAAATGTCCTCAGTTTGGCACTCAGAGTCCCTGGTTCCAGACCTCCTATTGACAGTGTTGGAAGGGTCTGGATTTGTGTGCACAATCACATTCCTTTCTCTGGCCACCGGTGATTCATCAGAGTCTAGGGCACATGGAAAACAGAGTGAGATATTTTTTTCAACAGCATACTAAAAGACATTCTGAGAAACACCCACAAATCTGGGTGCTGGCATGTGCATGTTGGAGCTTTTTCCTAAAGACAATATCATCATAAAAAATTAGGAGGCCTGGACAGtatggatcagttggttggagcatcatcccgtgcactgaaaagttgctggttcaattgccgctcagggcacatacctaaattgtgggttcaattcccagtgagggggaGTATGGAAGGcaaatgttgatgtttctctcatacatacattttttctctctctctccctccccctctctttaacatcagtaaaacatatccttgggtgaggattaaaataaaaataaaaagttaaaatgctTTGGGGaatctctgtctctgcctccccTCTCTCTAGATATAATTATAGATTATTAGATAGATTTAGATACAGATATACACACactacatatatgtatgtagtatatatatactaagaTAAGATATACTTTTAGATCTTTTGTTAATTCTCTTTCTTCAATATCAAATTACTTTGTCCCATATTACTTTGTCTGTTTTTTTCAAACTAAAGTCCATTTTATCTTCTTGGccactattcatttttttttattttttaatataaacataatgaaataaaatattagaattcactatcctatgtaataaaagcctaatatggtaagCGTCTGGTCgttggttgtctgttcaaccaatcaaagtgtaatatgctaatgatatgctaaggctgctaaacagcttgctatgatgtgcactgatcaccagggggcagatgctctgaccagtaggttagcttgctgctgaggtccaggcaatcaggactgagcgagacaggctggacatgccctggagccctcccacagtccttcctcagctggccaacctcccgcatccctccctggcccaattgtgcacgggtggggtccctaggcctggcctgcaccttcttgcaatccagaacccctcaggggatgttggagagccagttttggccgatcctgcaggccaggccaagggaccccactggtgcatgaattcgtgcactgggcctctagtaagaaataaaagtCTTATTTACAAGAGATGATCcactaatcttatataataaaagcctaatatgcaagtgtctgaccatttgttTGAcagtttgaccagtcgctatgatgtgcactgatcaccagaggacagatgctctgaccagtgggttagcttgctgctggagtttGGCTAATTGGGACTAGGCaagaagggctggacatgccctggagccctcctgcagcccctccctggccctgatcatgcactggtggggtccctcagtctggcctttgccctctcacaatctggaacccctcgggggatgtctgtaggccaggccaagggaccccaccagtgcacaaatctgtgcaccaggcctttagtaataAACATATGAAGAGATATCCTAAACACATTGAACAGAAAACAATAGGAAAAATGTCATCAAGAATATCATGTTATCATTATTCAATATTTAATTGAGTATCCTTgaaatttacctttttaattattaatgtcATAAAAGTATCTCTTCAAATAAaggtatactttttaaaatgaatcttCATTGAACCTTGttactttatttataatttccaccttcataaagcttttaaaaattagcaaaactAACTGAAATATAATTTCAACCATAAGACCTGAATGTATATGCCTAAATCTATAAAGTCAAACCTTCTCAGTCAAAAACAGAAACTTAGAATGCCATACAACCTGGCTTGCCGAACACAGGacaaataaaaatcttttcaaaacCTTTACAAGTTACAGGGTTGACTTTTTCAAAGGAAGCTGATTAAAGGTTAGGTGGTTTCTATTTCATCTCCTTAAAATCGGCACCCAACAGAATGTTAACCATTAATAGTTTTAATACCACACCTATTTCTTGTTGGACTCTTCTAGGGATACCAGAGATGGTTTTCCTCCTCCTCAGTTTTCGTCTCCGCTGTAGTACAGATTGTGAATGAACAAGAGAACAGCGTATACTAGCTTCTCTGTCAAAACCAACTCCTGCAACCCACAAATAAATCTCATTAGCCTTTAGAAATTGCAAACACATTTTCATTTGCTTGGAACACAGTGATATTTATTGAAGTAAAGGAAGAATTTGAATCAAGCCTATAAACAAATATAAGGGAGCCCTTATTCAGCTCTTATTTAAATTATGCTGCAGTACATTAAGCTTTACTTCTGAATGCAGCTCTCCACAACAGCTTGAACTGCCAAAATTAACAAGAAAGGTAGGAAAATCAAAAGTAAAAGGACATAAAAATAACATCAAAGAATAACCCTCATATACAAATGATGCTTTAAGGACTTACACCTTTAGTTACTACTATTTActggtctatttctgggctctctgaaTCTGGTATCTATACATAGTAGATCCAGAGCCAAGATGTTAACCCAAATTAGTTCAGCTAACATATCCTGGCCCTTCTCTTCATTAAGTGCATCTTTGTATTTTTCCTCTGTACCCACTATGCCCACCccctaaaacacacacatgctGAAAGGAAACAACAGCCTagagatttgtttttttatttatttttttgtttgtttttgagatttgttttttaaatcatcatgtatagtatatcaacatatgtgtaactccatctattgaaaaaaaatccgcattattaagtGTTATACCTAGTAACTGTCTACTTTCTTCTACGGACTGAAATGGACACTTTTTGGTTTAGCACCAGTGTCTTAtcactatataataaaaatacaaggcAGTCCTCAGTTCTGTACTTAAGTGGATCAACTATAAATAAAGCTGGAATTCCCAATATTTACAATGTGTTTGCCTTGGTAAATACAGGGGGCGGACCATGATACCTGTTAGTTTCTCTATCCATAACCACATTATTGACATAGTATATGCATTCCTATCCAATCTAGAACACTGAGGAAGGAGGTAAAAACTTAAACTCCTCTGGCATATGTATGCACCATGTATTTTTCAGAGTGAGCTTTGCCTCAGGAAGCCATGATAACAAAAGTGCTTTGGAATTTGATTGTCTCATCATTTATCCTGATTGTTAAGTATGGGGCAGGATGGAATGTTAAACCTTGTTGAGCTATATAATGAAGCAGTTTGATTTTTGCTTAGCATCACAGTGACAACAGTTTCTAGAACTCACTTTGAAAAACCTGTATGATATATCACATGATgaataattacaatattattggagAATTTGTACTAatggaatttttctttcttaattccaaacaaaaattaaaattcttcattCTAATCATAATAATTATAGAACACAGAACATACAGACACAGACACTTTGTGTTATATGGGCATAATCAACAACTTGCTCAGTAAAGCTCTTGAAATCAACAGATAATCGACTTTAGTCTGAGCATTCCTGAAATAAAGCAGAAGGAAAGATCTTCCCCTTTCCTGAATCACAAGACCCACAATCAGAACTAAATTTGAAAACAAGATTTTACTTACAGTGCCATGAAGAAAGCAGGTGCTGCTAATAATCAGAGGTCCCCAGAACTGAAAGTTAGTTTATGAGGATGTCAAAGTGATCCATTTGACAGCTGAACTCCCCTAATCCATCCCATTTAGATCATGGGGATCAGATACATATTCTGAGAATAATTTATTCTATAAGTTGAATAGGTCATGAAGAAAATGAACCACCAACTCACAGTCAGCTGACCAACTAGTactccttttttatttcaagaaggAAATAACTATGCCAAATACAAGGTCATCATTTGATCCCCACTTTATGTGAGAGAAATTTGAGTGGGGTTAATAATAGCTGTGTCCAAATTTCATCTCACATAACATGCAATCTGTAGTCATTTGGTATAAGGATGAAAAATCAGTCATAATATGGCCATTTTGaaattttcaatatataaataagttaaaatataacTATTAGAGAAGTTTCAAGAAAGCCCAATAAATAGGTCATTTAATTTCCATCTTTGAAAGTtagaatattttataacattattttactTACAAAGATTACCAGATCCAATTCTGGAATTTACAATTGCTGCCAATAAACTTTTCCAGAAAAGCCTGGACAGGCTTGCGTTCAACCTAGAGTCTAGACTAATAGTCACACTCTCAATACACAGGAGGAGGAAAGTAGAGTGCACAGAAGACAGGCTTTCTGGTTTTAGAGTAGAATTCAGCTTTCATCTATGAATCCATATATTTTTAGGTCAAAAATCCCTAAAATCACTTCAGAATTCTAAACGATCTTTTAAACAAGCCTATCTTCATCCTAGGAAGCATGCAAACAGATTTTATACTTGGTCTACAGGATCATTACTTGCAGTTTT
The sequence above is a segment of the Myotis daubentonii chromosome X, mMyoDau2.1, whole genome shotgun sequence genome. Coding sequences within it:
- the NHS gene encoding actin remodeling regulator NHS isoform X1; amino-acid sequence: MPFAKRIVEPQWLCRQRRPPPGPAEDANGGGTEPPPPLQPPSQRDKALEPGPEEPPRAPPAPSGPPPPPPLPAPTDQAQPPHGEPPAAAEESAVGAPEAASAAGEAPSAAAAAVLLMLDLCAVSNAALARVLRQLSDVARHACSLFQELESDIQLTHRRVWALQGKLGGVQRVLGTLDPKQETVPVSNLDIESKLSVYYRAPWHQQRNIFLPATRPPCVEELHRHARQSLQALRREHRSRNDRREQRTAVPLSVTAPPLPAYPPAHSQRRREVKERHFLTFNSTRSPSPTECCHMTPWSRKSHPPEDEDTDVMLGQRPKNPVHNIPSTLDKQTNWSKALPLPTPEEKMKQDAQVISSCIIPINVTGVGFDREASIRCSLVHSQSVLQRRRKLRRRKTISGIPRRVQQEIDSDESPVARERNVIVHTNPDPSNTVNRRSGTRDSECQTEDILIAAPSRRRIRAQRGQSIAASLSHSAGNISALADKGDAMFTTAVSSRTRSRSLPREGNRGGDGEPKVGLKPSAYEEGEPFVGDQERIPNDCSEAPSSPSAQEHQPALDLACSQHLHSPQHKLSERGRSRLSRMAADSGSCDISSNSDTFGSPIHCISTAGVLLSSHMDQKDDHQSSSGNWSGSSSTCPSQTSETIPPAASPPLTGSSHCDSELSLNTAPHANEDASVFVTEQYNDHLDKVRGHRANSFTSTVADLLDDPNNSNTSDSEWNYLHHHHDASCHHDFSPERPKADSLGCPSFTSMATYDSFLEKSPSDKADTSSHFSVDTEGYYTSMHFDCGLKGSKNYVCHYAALSPENGQGIGAPPTLPDCAWQDYLDHRRQGRPSISFRKPKAKPTPPKRSSSLRKFDGNADISEKKEPKISSGQLLPHSSREMKLPLDFSNTPSQMENTNISTKQEPSWINQDEHGSKEPQLDTSDIPPFKDEGAESTHYADLWLLNDLKTNDPYRSLSNSSTATGTTVIECIKSPESSESQTSQSESRATTPSLPSVDNEFKLASPEKLAGLASPSSGYSSQSETPTSSFPTAFFSGPLSPGGSKRKPKVPERKSSLQQPSLKDGALSLSKDLELPIIPPTHLDLSALHVLNKPFHHRNPLHVFSHNKQNTVGETLRSNPPPSLAITPTVLRSVNLRSISKSEEIKQKEGNNMEHPYLEQSTLTMAALSPGKIRPHTAKKSLSHQYSTEDTILSFFDSSSVEMGPDKLQLGKKHAFDVKNHCDPETVTSAGSNLLDSSAIKDQIHMESEPIPENTPSKNCDFPKEGFQRVSAARSNDLDGKILQYGADPDGILAQVQKASSVEQEEVVHPESVDVLTSQSNSPTRATDISNQLKHQLGMSRYHDKVPGNISYEAELSTVNSCPEKCSEQENIASGISAKSASDNSGAEETQGSMDEVSLKESSPSDDSMISPLNEDSQTEVEGVFVSPNKPRTTEDLFAVIHRSKRKVLGRKDSGDMSVRSKSRASLSSSSSSSTGSVTSPNSSVTTANSQRSPGLIYRNAKKSNTSNEEFKLLLLKKGSRSDSSYRMSATEILKSPILPKPPGELTAESPQSTHEAHQGTLGAEALSPLSPCSPRVNSEGFSSKNFATSASARVGRSRAPPVASSSRYSVRCRLYNAPMQAISEGETENSDGSPHDDRSSQSST
- the NHS gene encoding actin remodeling regulator NHS isoform X2, whose product is MPFAKRIVEPQWLCRQRRPPPGPAEDANGGGTEPPPPLQPPSQRDKALEPGPEEPPRAPPAPSGPPPPPPLPAPTDQAQPPHGEPPAAAEESAVGAPEAASAAGEAPSAAAAAVLLMLDLCAVSNAALARVLRQLSDVARHACSLFQELESDIQLTHRRVWALQGKLGGVQRVLGTLDPKQETVPVSNLDIESKLSVYYRAPWHQQRNIFLPATRPPCVEELHRHARQSLQALRREHRSRNDRREQRTAVPLSVTAPPLPAYPPAHSQRRREVKERHFLTSHPPEDEDTDVMLGQRPKNPVHNIPSTLDKQTNWSKALPLPTPEEKMKQDAQVISSCIIPINVTGVGFDREASIRCSLVHSQSVLQRRRKLRRRKTISGIPRRVQQEIDSDESPVARERNVIVHTNPDPSNTVNRRSGTRDSECQTEDILIAAPSRRRIRAQRGQSIAASLSHSAGNISALADKGDAMFTTAVSSRTRSRSLPREGNRGGDGEPKVGLKPSAYEEGEPFVGDQERIPNDCSEAPSSPSAQEHQPALDLACSQHLHSPQHKLSERGRSRLSRMAADSGSCDISSNSDTFGSPIHCISTAGVLLSSHMDQKDDHQSSSGNWSGSSSTCPSQTSETIPPAASPPLTGSSHCDSELSLNTAPHANEDASVFVTEQYNDHLDKVRGHRANSFTSTVADLLDDPNNSNTSDSEWNYLHHHHDASCHHDFSPERPKADSLGCPSFTSMATYDSFLEKSPSDKADTSSHFSVDTEGYYTSMHFDCGLKGSKNYVCHYAALSPENGQGIGAPPTLPDCAWQDYLDHRRQGRPSISFRKPKAKPTPPKRSSSLRKFDGNADISEKKEPKISSGQLLPHSSREMKLPLDFSNTPSQMENTNISTKQEPSWINQDEHGSKEPQLDTSDIPPFKDEGAESTHYADLWLLNDLKTNDPYRSLSNSSTATGTTVIECIKSPESSESQTSQSESRATTPSLPSVDNEFKLASPEKLAGLASPSSGYSSQSETPTSSFPTAFFSGPLSPGGSKRKPKVPERKSSLQQPSLKDGALSLSKDLELPIIPPTHLDLSALHVLNKPFHHRNPLHVFSHNKQNTVGETLRSNPPPSLAITPTVLRSVNLRSISKSEEIKQKEGNNMEHPYLEQSTLTMAALSPGKIRPHTAKKSLSHQYSTEDTILSFFDSSSVEMGPDKLQLGKKHAFDVKNHCDPETVTSAGSNLLDSSAIKDQIHMESEPIPENTPSKNCDFPKEGFQRVSAARSNDLDGKILQYGADPDGILAQVQKASSVEQEEVVHPESVDVLTSQSNSPTRATDISNQLKHQLGMSRYHDKVPGNISYEAELSTVNSCPEKCSEQENIASGISAKSASDNSGAEETQGSMDEVSLKESSPSDDSMISPLNEDSQTEVEGVFVSPNKPRTTEDLFAVIHRSKRKVLGRKDSGDMSVRSKSRASLSSSSSSSTGSVTSPNSSVTTANSQRSPGLIYRNAKKSNTSNEEFKLLLLKKGSRSDSSYRMSATEILKSPILPKPPGELTAESPQSTHEAHQGTLGAEALSPLSPCSPRVNSEGFSSKNFATSASARVGRSRAPPVASSSRYSVRCRLYNAPMQAISEGETENSDGSPHDDRSSQSST